From the genome of Solanum stenotomum isolate F172 chromosome 5, ASM1918654v1, whole genome shotgun sequence:
CAACTTGCCCTGAAAAAAACAAACCTGTAGGGTAATTTTGCAATAGAAATCCCCAATGAGATGAAATTACATAAAAGAAgggaaagaagaaggaaaaagcaAACAGAGATAACAGGCCAGGAGGAACAGAAAAAGGTAGTCACTCAGCTTTAGAGTTATAATCaaagattaaaaaggaaagaagtgaGCACAGGACACAAGCAAAACGAAATGCACAACCTGCTGTGCATTCCACAAAAGCTAAAACTTCCTCTTTCTCTTGATTGCTTCTGAAAAGCGGAAACTTCCTTTAGAAACCTTGAAGTGCAAGAACTGAATATCTTAGACTGATAACAGTTAGAGTTGTACAGTCTTTCTCCTATAAATATAAGTGTTATGGCTTCGGTTTAATCGACGACTTATAGTTTCCGACTCTGTAGCTGCCTTCCTCGCTTCGTCTTCGGCATTCAGAGTTGTGAACTAACCTCTTCCTTTTACAGCCAGACAACTGGCGGATAAGCTGGGCATCTAAAGAACATAAGATCCGAGTTGCCGCCAGGCATAAAAGTCATATTGTCACTTATGCCTATTGTCTTTGATCTTTTTTCGAAGGCCTGAAGGAATCTGCTTGAACAACCTCTTAAGTACTTATTTCTTAGTTCTCCCAGAAAAATTAAGATTTAAGGATGAGttaaaagtaaattttttgtccCTCGCACTTGCCTGAATTAGTTGGTACTTGGTAGTAGGGTCAAAATAATCTTCTCCCCAAAGACTAATTGCAGCAACAATTGGAAGAGATCAAAAGAAATTAACAGCAAGCAAAGAGACACttctaataaagcataaaacagattaaggttttttttttctttttctttttttgtgtgtgtgtgagtgAGTGTGAGTGAGATGAGAATCATGGTCAATAAGGCAGTTGTTACAGTCGTGAGTTATCACATTGGAACTTTGAAAGAGGAGATTTATGTATCAGCAAGGAACATATAAAGCTAACATATTTCAACATGGTTTAGAAGTTCAGCATATTCCTACTTCTCATACAGGTGCAATGGTTTTCTATTAAGTTAGTCACTAGAAAACTTTGCCTTAGgctttcatcttctccaagaAAGACCTATACGGATTTTTCTCTTTTGCCCCTCTAAGAAActaaagtttgattttttttacccCATTCTCCCACCTGCAGCTTGACCATTCTCTTCAAAGCAAGAACATTGTTCGGTCATTGTAGGTAGAGCATTGATTTCTTTGAAAACTTTCAAGAGATACAAGTTCGAAGGAGACATACCAAAAGAATTCCCAAATTCTCCTCCGCAGAAGCTTGGCCATTTCGATGATTCTGCAAAACGAATGACATAGCATAGACCAAATAATCAAAACAAGGTAAAACACAAAAGGTGCATTGGTAGCAACTAGTTTTACATGACAATTAGCACATCATAACAATAACCCCACGGGTTAAGTTGATTTTGAAGTATCAAAGAGTGTTGCTCAAAAGACTCGACCTTTCCTCCTTTTTACAGTAGTTAATACAGAAGTGATGAACAGTAGAAATTTGGTCAAACCAAAAACAGAAGCCTAGACAATATGGTGGGCAATATGGAAAGAGAGGAACTCTAGGTGTTTTGAGAGCATAGAAAATAGTGTGCAGAGTGAAACTCAACTGCATTTTGctattatgtttttggtgtaattaGTTATACTCAAATGATACTGTCTCTAtaattgatgttttagactCAATTTAGCCAAAGAGCAGTAAGAATTTGGGGCTTTTGTATATAAGGTTTCAGTACAACCCATGTACTGTTTTGTGATATAATACAACCTtaccaagttcaaaaaaaaaaaaaacagaagccTAGACAATCTTTTCCAGATGGATGAAGTATTAAAGACAAAGGAAATAGCAATTAGAACAGAGTACCTCAAATCTCCATTCCCTCCCCATCTCAACTTATGTTCTCTATCAGATATAATTAAGTTTTTCAAACCTTAATCGACAAACTGACAAAAGAGGCCAATGCTATTTGATCATATTAAAGATAACATGCTTGAGCTGTCTCATctcaaaaacttgttttaatCCATACTCCTTCAATCCCAGATAGAACTTCCACCTTTCTTTTATGTGAAAAAAGAGCAGCAGTAATATCATGCAATGTGTATTTGGCAAGTGAAAGGCTAGCACCAGTGAAACATAAAGTGTAACAGAAACAAGAGGGTCCTTTTCTAAGTGAGACATAAAGTGCAACAGTAACAAGAGGGTCCTTTTCTAAGTGAGAATAATTAGGACTGCCATAAAACTAATATTTCACTTAGTTACACTACTATTTCACTCGATTAACTAATTGTGAGACATTAAGTCTTATTTTTAAACACAAATACATGACCAGTTATAATTTACCAGTCACACTATTAGAACATATGATTGAGTTGACTCACCTGCAACATTGCTATGAGCATTACAAGCAATGCATAGGATCCAATCCCACCAGTATAAACCTGCAACATAAGAAGACAATAAGTCAAAGCAGAAAAGATTGAAACCTTAAACCAGCAAGCACCATTAACATATTTCTACACATGTCTTTGCTGAGACTTAGCAACTTGGATTATTCTGTTTTTAACACATGTCTCTGCAGACAGTTAGCAACTTGGATATATCAGAAGACATTAGGAATGCTTTACCTCATTTAACTCTCTCTGTTGCAAGAACACTTTCAAAATCAAGCATAATGGTCGCAGAGGAGGCCAGCTAGACATAGAATCCTATAAAAGTTTGCAAAAACAATAACATCAGACACAGTTAATTTCTACATCACTGGATTTTCACTGTTCAGCGAGTGGAAACGTCAGCACAAACCTTAATAAATTCAGCAGCTTTGGGTCCATTTTCCACATCAAAGCTGTGGACACAGAACAGAAAATTAGAGGTATAAAGTTAACTAGATACAGAACACAAATGCTCTTCAGTCGATATCAGACTTAGTCATTTGGGTTCAAAAGGATGGCAGTCTTGTTTGCATAGTAAGTACTTGGCTGAACTTCAGAGGAAGCTGATATAAAACAATAAGGTATATCAAGGCGATTTCAAGTTACCAAGAGTGAAATGAGTCATCATAGGTTTTTTCTCTAACTTCCAGGAAGTGCAGAAGGAGAGAAATTGGTCAACCCCTCATTTCATTTTGTTGGCTTGTTAAGACAAGGACTAAATTCTAAACTAATATGGACAAATTAACAATCAAATGCACCAGGTGAGAaactcaaaccaaaaaaaagggaacacaagaaaaggattaggtcaaaacacaaaaaatgaagTACATCATAAAATCAGCGGAATTATTTGAATTGGATAATGAACTGAAACCAGAAACCAAGTATGGAGAAGctgaaagaaaaacataaactCTCCTTATGCACAGTTGCACACTATCCACTGATCAACAAGTAGGGGCAAGACAATTCGCAGCAAGAGACTAAATGGAATAAGTTCTAGCAAATGCAATACATAGCCTTTTTAGCTATGATTTAGGGATAAAGACTAGACAAATAAACATCAGCAATATGGAACTATCTTCTACAAACTCATAATATTGCCAGAATCCCATAGGCATAATAAAACCTTATATTGGCCGCTAAGAAGAATCGAACCTTATGTCAAATGAAATGCCACTTTTCTTCTccacaaattttattattggCACACGAGCCTTTGAAATCACCTGATTCAGAGAAGTACATGAAAATTCCAGATTATAAGTTCTCTTTGCAGAAATCTATCATGGGTGTTAGGGGggagaaaacaaaagaaaatgttcCTCATAGAGAGATCACAGGGCCACGTGATGCACCTGTATCTTCTTCGCAACTCCTTTCTGTGAGAGAGCTCTGGAAAGAGCTTGTAACCCAATTTGAGGACTTCTAATTTCTGACCCTAAAATCACCAGCTGTATTTCAAAGAGTAGCTCATTACTTTTATTGTAACTTGAATCATTTTTGCTTCTACACCACAATCAACCAACAAATAATATATGCCTGTGAAAAGATCAGCATTGCAGACAAAGAAAGTCTACAATCTTAAACACATTTACAACATAGTAACCACCACAATAAAGTATCACGCTCCAGAAGTATTTTGTCAATAAGAAActgtgttttctttttttgaaaaacgcATGCTCTTTTGTTGGGTACGACAACATTTGCAGGTCCAACATCATAGAACAAGTGATCAAGTACAGGATGTCCAGGTTAGCATGATGCTTTTTGTAGCATGTTACGGAGGATCTGTAAACCTAAGTACCTAACTACATCAGTATTGAGGGGTAGGCATTGTTGTTTGTTGATAAATAAGGTATTGAATGAcagtgttattattattattaattattaaagcAAGGATTCAATTTAGCTCAACTTTTGAGCAGAAGTTGCAGCACTTTAATGAGAAActttaaggaaaatatattgTTACCGAGAAAGAAAATCCAAaattaacttgaaaaaaaaagagtaatctTACATCAACATCACTAGTGGGAAGATAAAGCCCTGTCTTGAATGATCCGAAAACCTCTggctggaaaaaaaaattaaaaagaacttTAACACAGTGAAGCCATTAGCTTTGTACATCACAAGCATAATGTGCTATATAAGGATGGAATGGAATGGAAATGGGAATGGCAAGTGTGAGCACAGACCTTGCAGTTGGGCCAGATATatttaataacattaaaaaCACATTCTATTGCTTCATTACGAGATGCTTGCTCCTCCAGTGTAGGTGATAAAAACTCACAAAAATCTATTATCTCTGCAAATATCACACACAGCAAGTTTAAGCAAATTCAGCTGCAAAGCTGTTAGGTAAAAAATATGAACTTTCTATATAAGTAAGTAAATTTAAATATGCACACACAATAACACATGCATATGTCTGTGTTTATACTGTCaatgcatacatacataatcCAGAAgctgattcaaaatttaaagtttgtgAGTTCCTACATCGATTTCAAgttaatatacaataataactaggttcactataaaatatttactgAATAGTTTAgtagaaatataaaaattttagcAAAAGCTGATGGATCCGCCTGAGCAAGTTTAGAGCAAATTTAGCTTCTAAGAAGAAGAATATCATACATCATCACCAGAAGAACAACGAAAACCAACACAACGTAGCTTTACCTTGGTGAAGCTGGAGCATGGGACTCTTAAACCGACAATTAGCACGAAACCAATTGCCTTCAAGTCCTCTCTCTACTTCCTTATCCGGCAAAGGAGTAGCAGATGGTACCGGCGTCGAAACAGAGCTGGTATTCAGGTCGGCGGCGTCTCCATCGAGGTCGAGTGAAAAGTAATCAGGCGCGGCAGTTTCCGGTGAGGGACACTGGATAGTTGATAGTGAAATCTGGTTCCGGAATACAACGTAGGGTTCATGTTCGTCGGAGGACGACAACGACGGAGGTAAGTCGTCGTCGGCAGTGGTGGTGGTTCCGGCGGCGGAGAGTGGGCGGAGAGTTTCGTACAAAATGCCATCAACTTCCATTGGTACTGAAATCCGCACAATGTGTCTCACAACATTACGGTCGTGGAATTAACTTGGACTGATTTAGGGCTTTactattgttttcttttctatttttccttttattaattCGAATTTACGTTGGATAAAggataataaaaatattatcgaAGCAAATTTAGGCAAGTTGGGAATTATCTTGAATTGCTTTGTGATAAAACTAactcataaaaatataatttgtccAATTTTTTCAATGACTAGAAAACCTAAACCTAGTTTAGCACTTTGTTTTTAGGCGAGTTAGTAAAAATTGATAGGATGAACTATAACACATTGTTTTAGcgagttattaaaaaaaattgacgtgATGAACTATAACTTCTAGCGAGTTAGTAACAGAATTGACGTGATGAACTATAACACATTGTTTTAGTGAGTTAGTCACATAATTGACGAGATAAACTATAACACATTGTTTTAGCGAGTTAGTAACGAAACTAACGGGATGAACTATAACACATTGTCTTAGTTCATCTCAATAACACTCGACCTTGATTAATAATCAGTCTATTTAATAACTCAGTTAATTTTAACTCGTTTAGGAGTTTGACACCTCTAGCATTGGGCGGAAGGGAGCTTTCCCCCTTAAATAAGTCTAACGTAGTgcaaatttgaattaatcgaGTTAGTTAATTTCACATACTAGATCATTATgcaaagagaaagagagaagaatAATAAAGCCTATATAAATTGTAGTAGATGTATCTATACATATGATAAACCAGATGAACAAGTCATTCATAATTCTCTAATGAGCTCTACTTTTGCTCTTTATGAACTCATAAAAACAGTTGAGGAAACTCTGAACAAAAGCTAGAAAGAGCACTAATAATACGAAGCTAATAATGTACTAGTATATTTTACCCAATTAAAGTTGAACTAGTTGGGCAAAAATTAGTCTCAATTCACCTATTGTCAAAATCCAATGTCAGCATGGTCTCAACTGAAGAAATAATTCGCAGTGTTTGCAGGAACAACAGGTGCTACTCCAGTCCCTCTCTGTGTCAAGTGAAGAAATTTGTCGCAATCCTTTACTCCAATCTCCTTAAATGTATCTATAACTGTCTTGATGAATCCGGCCAAAGAAGCCTTGAAAGTTGGTGAGCAGCTTTTGTCGCCCTCATCAACATCCTGAACACCACCCCGGACAAGGCTACCTACTTGAGCACCATCTGTGTATGCTTTACATGCCACAAGAATATCTTGAGCACTTCGAAAGAAATGCCCTAatacaaaatcttcaaaatacTGCAGCAAGAAGCGCATTTGGAATTAGTAGTTGATTTAGAACCACGAGTGTGAATGAAGTCAAGAAATAGTCATGAAGCATAACAATAGAACCTATTTTGGTAATAAATGGTTAAGAACCATTGAAGATGATCACAGCAGgcaaagaataaaagaaaatatggatACCTTTGGTGGACGCCTCATGGAGAAGACCATCGTTTTCAGATTTAAAATGTAAGTGTTCTCATTGTACTGCAGTGAGCTTGCATCCCCTCTGGTTGTCCCGCCTGTGTTTGCATAACCAGGCTCATTGAAATAGGGTTTTGCATTTAAAATTAGCCCCTGTATGGACACCAAGACTTGTAACATAGTAGATGCACGAGGGATCCATTTCTCCTTCCCTTGGCCAGTCCAAGTGTTAAGTAAACTCAGGCAGACTTTTCCacagttatacaaattaggATTGATTCGAAGGCCAAAGGAATGGTAGTGCACAAGCTGGAAACAATAGGTAGGGAGGTGTTAGGCTAAAGGTCGAAAGGTTAAAGCAGTACAGGCCTCAGAGACAAAGCGAGATACATACCGGGGGGACACTGGGATAGTTGCTTGGAAAGAAAACATCAAAGAAGTAAAGGCCATCATGATATGGAGTTCCATCAGCACCCATGATAACTGCTCTTAACAGATCCATTCTTGATTCGTACACCCTGACAAATATTGTATCTGCTCAATAAAAGACAACAAGATGAGTGCATGATTAAGAAAGTTGCAAAAAACATGTGTTATAACTAATGGAAGGctgcacccaagggtgtggccaAGTGGTCAATGAAGCGGGATGACaaccatgaggtctcaggttcaaatccCCGCGGAGacaaaaaaacactaggtgatttcttcccatctatCCTAGCCTTGGTATATAGAAATGAAAGGCTGAGATATTCAGACTTCCCTGACTAAACAGAATTTCTAGGCCTTTGTATGTTTAAATTTCAAAGGCTcgatgaaaaaagaaaatcacaacACATCATGTGAAACTTTGCTTGTATACCAGGCAGATCGTTCTCCAGTATCTTCCATTCCTCCTGTATTTTCTTGGCCCAATTCTTAGAAGGCTGCAGTAGAATAGATATATCATAAGATAATGAAGCCAAAACTGGTTGaagttatttgaaattttttacttGGGATAAACTAACCAGGTTCCCTGAAGAAGCCTGTCGAGAATAGAAATGGTCCGAATGATCCTCAACAGtatcaaattttttgaaaacttgGAATTTCTTCAGAATTTCAGCTAAATTTCTATGTTGCTCTCCATTACAAGCCGATCCTGAAGGAATTGAAGGACATCCTGCAGTTGTTGCCCTTTTATGCAAACTCAGGGGGGAATAGTTTGTCATAGCAGCTGATGCATGAGCAATTCCTGCTGAAATTGGAGTGGTTTgattaagaaataaattctTCATATCAGACACTGGAGATCCCACGGGATTTGGAAAATAAGGCCCAATAGGAGTAGATTGGTTGCCCGAACCATAAGAGGTTGTAGCACCGGATGAACCTAATTTCTTTCCATAATGAGATAATGACTCTTCATACAATTTATATGGGTTATTCCAATCAAAAGAGGCTGTAGCACTGGATGAATGGATTTTCTTTCTAATAGTGGAAAACTTTTTTTCTGCCCCAGATGAGAGGATCTTTGAATTACTTGCTCCCTTAGAACTCTTCTCATTCGAATTTCCAATGACTAATTGTCCCTCCTTGCCTAAAGAAGGTCCTGGGGATGACCAAGACGACCCAAACTGTGTAGGCTGACCAACGAGAGTAGAGCTGCTAAATGAAGTGGACTGGTCCCTTACTGCCCCAGAGACATCTCTTCCTGAAGTACTTGTAGTGGTTGACACCATTTGTTCTTTCATGGGACCAGGCATCCATGGGATTGGAGCCTCAACTCCAGGGGGGATATCCATGTTATCAAAATGTGCTTGTAAAACAGCATAGTCGGAATACACTAAATCATCATAATACATGTCCATGTTCTCATCAGCACCGAATAGTACATCAGAACCAAACTCGTCTATAATAATTGGACTATTAGATACTGAAAGgcaattcttcttcttttttgatgaCGAAAGGCATTTCGTATTTGAAGACTGAACCCCATCTACTGGTCCACTATTACCCGAGCTACCATTACCAACCAAAATATCCTGCAAGAGATGTGATTGACAAAATTAGACCTCCAAAAAGGGACAGCATAGAAGACGAACAAGAAAAGAACCAGTATTTTGACAAGAGGGCATTGACAATCTCTGATTACCTTCCCCTTGCCACTAAATTTTACATTTCCACAAGAGTGCTTAACATCACTAAAGTCTTCTTCGTCAACATCTATTATTTCATGGAAAATAACCTACAAAGAATACATCAGCACTACTAGTGTCAAGGCCAACAATAATGTTACAAGGAAAGAGAATCAAGTCAAAACAACAATGCTTGTCTTGTCAATAAAACCAAACTTCCAACAGAATCTCCTGCAAATTTGGACTAAAAGGCATACATACACACAATCAATAAACAGAAAAGATGTCAAAAGAGGTTAGCTAATCTGAAGGACTCTAGTCCTTCCTCAATTTTCTATTTTCCTGAAGAGGCACTCTCATACATATCAAAAGATTTCTACTGTAGGAAAAATAAACTTCTATTCAGTtgaaaggaagaaaatatatCCAGATATATCTAGCTTTTGCTCACATAAAGGAGAGCGAAATCCAGCTGAATGTATTATGTTGCATATGTGTTAAGAGGATTATGGTAATGCCAAACTAATCTGTAGACAAGTTCAAATTAACttttacaaagaaaatatttgaaaaatagtaCAAGAGCATGTTGAGGACAGGGTAAGTAAATGCCTGAACATATTTTTTGGACCAACTCACACTACCTTCAACTAATTTACCGGTACCTACTACCTCCTACTAGAATGAAGTACCAAGGAACGTTTTTTTAATAACTATACTGTCCGGGCCAATTTGCACACACCTCAACCAATTCCGCAAGATACATGTCACCCCTCACCAGCATCAAGTATCgagtaactctgtccaccagcCTTTTTAGTTGGTCCAAACTAACCCCTGTAAATAATTTAGAACTCTTCTTGGATTTTGTTAGCTCTATAGCTTAGAAAGAGGCTACAAATCCTTTTTTTGTGAGCTTAACTGATCTATCCTTGTAAagcttgcatcttcttgatgccttgaaatgaatctacttacttcatcaaaaaaagaaaaaaaaacctagTGATTTTGTCTCAATTGGGATTTGAACCTAAGACATCATAATTCTCAACCCACtttattgaccactaggccacacccttgggtgccaAAGTACCAAGTAACTATGTAAAAGATTTATATAAATAGGAAGAAATCACTTTgtgtttcttcagattttgaaaaATAGATTTCCCCTGGTTCAGTTTTTCTTCATTGACATTTACTCTTCACCCTTGGATGCAAATACCTAAGCACTTTACTCTCattgttttgataaaataataatttattgatGTGAGGAAAAACTCCCATATACAAGTGGTACATAAAAAAGTAAGGAGCCCATAAGTCCTTGGATATCTCCCATATTGGTTACAGAATTCTTTTGCTCCAACATTGGTTACTTGTTTTGGTTCCAATAGTATTAAGTTCTGAATAATCCGAATTTCATACGAGGAATACAATCTGTTACACCTTCAAATATCCTACTATTCCTTTCTACCTGGAAATCCAATGGTATATATAACGGATAGTACTCCATACTCAGACGTGTTCACTATGGCGCAAACTAGTCTTGAACATTGCTGAGAATAAGTGAGAAAATTAAACATCAATAGGACCATACAAAAGTTGGACTGACATAGAAGTTTCTTCCAGAAAATCTTTGATTTCTTGGGAGGGACAGTGGGAGATAAAATGACATGGAGCTGACGTTAACACACTTCATTTGGCTACTCTaataaaaagaaacataaaCTCTCTGCAAAGCCAAAAGTTCTGAAAATGCAAATTCACAGTCATGTGCAATTACCACCAAATAAGCCAAGAAAAAATAGTAAACTGTACATTGGGGGTAAAATGTGTATCAGCAAGATGATTCAAAGAGGTCATTAACATATATTATAGCTGAAAGTGCGCAAGCTAAAGGTAATCAATCAATtcagaaacaaaagaaaaatgcaaaaagatAGAATCCTGGTACAAAGTACATAATTTTATACCTCCTTTTTCTTAGGAGTTTTTGATTTCGAACTCCAATTGGTAGGTCGCGAAATTTCCAGTACCTCAACATCAATGGCACTTCCACCTGGAAACACTCTTTTCCTGTGCATCAATAGTACCATCACGAATCACAGAGAAAATGcttaaataaagacaaaaacaagaaaatgatcAACTGGTCTGTTTTTAACTTGTAACAATATATCAACAATATCACAGACACATAAACACTTAAAagataacaagaaaatcatcaaTTATGTACTTTGAATtcaataacatcaaaatcattgACCCCCAAAAcatgtacaacaacaacaacaacatacccagtttATATCGATATACAcaaaccttacctctacctcatGGAGATAGAGAAACAACCCTCGGCTTCCCCAAATACTTGGACATTCTTTTTCAATACCATCAAAAAACAAAACTACCCCAATTATACTTAAAAgagttatttttccttttcacaacaaaacaatacaatCATCAACCTTAGGAACACCATAATAACATATCAAAAGTGCATAAACCCACACACCCTCGTTATAAATCTCTTTTTTCCCCCTAAAAACAGAGAAAATCATCAACTGGGTCATCTTTCTTTTTACAACCATGGTGTCCAGGCCAACTTCTCTCCCCCACTATCAACTCGACTAATTCTACGGATACCCAATACACCCCATCATCAAAAAAGGTCATCTTTTTACACTTCCATTTGAAAATCAATacaatcaaaaatcaaaaatcaaaaaaagatACTTCCACTATCAACTCGACTAATTCTACAGATACCCAACACATCCCATCATCAAAAGAGTTATCTTTTCACACTTTCATTTGAAAATCAAtacaatcaaaaataaaaaaaaaataaaaaaatctgaaCAAATAaagacaagaaaagaaaatgatcaaCTGGGTTTGTGCTATTTACTTGGAATTCTCAGAAACGTATGTTGCTACTTGTTTATGAGTCTCCATGGATCGATTTTGcagagaattgaaagaggcgaTTTAGGTCTGGCTTGTTAAATTCCACAGATTTTCATcgatgaaattgaaaaaatatatacagaaaaatCTATTGCTATGTTCCGTCTCTTCAGTGgattctatatttaaaaaattactctcacaaagaaaccaaaaataatatattgtgaaACTTTTTGGTTCCAATAAGTTAAGACTTGAGCTTTATGACTCATTCTTCCCGCCTGGCTAAGTTGATAGGGCGGAATTTTGAGTCGAGGATTTAttcgaaataattttttattgttattaagTAGGAATAAAGTTAGCGTATGCGTTATTTTTGGATTTTGGTAGATGttatttgtaaaaatacatTGATATGttataatgttattttttgttgggttttattttttatgatcgTGACGTCTGGATTAAGTTTCCATCCACTTCGACTTATTTAATGTAATATCTACTTTCTTCGATCAGCAATATGTAACATGTAATTATGTTCACCAAAACTATGATGATAGAAAGAATCGCctaattttcatgtttttaaattttaggatAGGATTTTGAGTCGAGGATTTACTCGAAACAGTTTTTCTATTTCATAAAGTAGGAATAAGGTTagtgtatgttttttttattattattcagattatatttgTGGAATTGTATTTGTATGTTAGTTTTGTTGTGTGCTTTTTTGTATTGTGGTGTTCGGACTAAGTTTTCACACTTCGACTAATTCAGCGTAATATCTACCTTCTCCCATCagtaataaatatcaaataactCT
Proteins encoded in this window:
- the LOC125865786 gene encoding probable ubiquitin-conjugating enzyme E2 26 isoform X1; translated protein: METHKQVATYVSENSKKRVFPGGSAIDVEVLEISRPTNWSSKSKTPKKKEVIFHEIIDVDEEDFSDVKHSCGNVKFSGKGKDILVGNGSSGNSGPVDGVQSSNTKCLSSSKKKKNCLSVSNSPIIIDEFGSDVLFGADENMDMYYDDLVYSDYAVLQAHFDNMDIPPGVEAPIPWMPGPMKEQMVSTTTSTSGRDVSGAVRDQSTSFSSSTLVGQPTQFGSSWSSPGPSLGKEGQLVIGNSNEKSSKGASNSKILSSGAEKKFSTIRKKIHSSSATASFDWNNPYKLYEESLSHYGKKLGSSGATTSYGSGNQSTPIGPYFPNPVGSPVSDMKNLFLNQTTPISAGIAHASAAMTNYSPLSLHKRATTAGCPSIPSGSACNGEQHRNLAEILKKFQVFKKFDTVEDHSDHFYSRQASSGNLPSKNWAKKIQEEWKILENDLPDTIFVRVYESRMDLLRAVIMGADGTPYHDGLYFFDVFFPSNYPSVPPLVHYHSFGLRINPNLYNCGKVCLSLLNTWTGQGKEKWIPRASTMLQVLVSIQGLILNAKPYFNEPGYANTGGTTRGDASSLQYNENTYILNLKTMVFSMRRPPKYFEDFVLGHFFRSAQDILVACKAYTDGAQVGSLVRGGVQDVDEGDKSCSPTFKASLAGFIKTVIDTFKEIGVKDCDKFLHLTQRGTGVAPVVPANTANYFFS
- the LOC125864888 gene encoding uncharacterized protein LOC125864888 → MEVDGILYETLRPLSAAGTTTTADDDLPPSLSSSDEHEPYVVFRNQISLSTIQCPSPETAAPDYFSLDLDGDAADLNTSSVSTPVPSATPLPDKEVERGLEGNWFRANCRFKSPMLQLHQEIIDFCEFLSPTLEEQASRNEAIECVFNVIKYIWPNCKPEVFGSFKTGLYLPTSDVDLVILGSEIRSPQIGLQALSRALSQKGVAKKIQVISKARVPIIKFVEKKSGISFDISFDVENGPKAAEFIKDSMSSWPPLRPLCLILKVFLQQRELNEVYTGGIGSYALLVMLIAMLQNHRNGQASAEENLGILLVNFFDIYGRKLNTSDVGVSCNGEGTFFLKSRKGFSIKGKQSLISIEDPQTPENDIGKSSFNYFQVRSAFSMAFTTLTNAKAIFALGSNRSILGTIIRPDEVLVERKGGSNGEVTFNNLLPGAGEGLLQYGDQQEIYCNWQLNDDEEALPRGNGIAEDGDAQSSGKKRKSSKDKQPAKKVKENGHSSSVRDEENSSRKEKSSKKHWKHNRW
- the LOC125865786 gene encoding probable ubiquitin-conjugating enzyme E2 26 isoform X2; the encoded protein is METHKQVATYVSENSKKRVFPGGSAIDVEVLEISRPTNWSSKSKTPKKKEDILVGNGSSGNSGPVDGVQSSNTKCLSSSKKKKNCLSVSNSPIIIDEFGSDVLFGADENMDMYYDDLVYSDYAVLQAHFDNMDIPPGVEAPIPWMPGPMKEQMVSTTTSTSGRDVSGAVRDQSTSFSSSTLVGQPTQFGSSWSSPGPSLGKEGQLVIGNSNEKSSKGASNSKILSSGAEKKFSTIRKKIHSSSATASFDWNNPYKLYEESLSHYGKKLGSSGATTSYGSGNQSTPIGPYFPNPVGSPVSDMKNLFLNQTTPISAGIAHASAAMTNYSPLSLHKRATTAGCPSIPSGSACNGEQHRNLAEILKKFQVFKKFDTVEDHSDHFYSRQASSGNLPSKNWAKKIQEEWKILENDLPDTIFVRVYESRMDLLRAVIMGADGTPYHDGLYFFDVFFPSNYPSVPPLVHYHSFGLRINPNLYNCGKVCLSLLNTWTGQGKEKWIPRASTMLQVLVSIQGLILNAKPYFNEPGYANTGGTTRGDASSLQYNENTYILNLKTMVFSMRRPPKYFEDFVLGHFFRSAQDILVACKAYTDGAQVGSLVRGGVQDVDEGDKSCSPTFKASLAGFIKTVIDTFKEIGVKDCDKFLHLTQRGTGVAPVVPANTANYFFS